The following proteins are encoded in a genomic region of Necator americanus strain Aroian chromosome II, whole genome shotgun sequence:
- a CDS encoding hypothetical protein (NECATOR_CHRII.G7103.T1), whose product MTRYGDCLRPCIYNARTVSIGADLHALLGTAERIKFHVIALQETKCRRSDVRQMNDGTLVIRGEKVPLRNVGGFGFVVHPSVVHLVDSHEVLPPRLVILRVRPLRQKPISIINWCSPTSAANESELDAFYEELEEVIRNEKSFYKFVVGDFNAKLGKATEEEYRIGRFGLDFERNENGNRLSGLLSAARLFHERKDHRWWTWESPNGAKSGNRPHTHQSEMVSTRRLGITILL is encoded by the coding sequence ATGACTCGctatggagactgtctcagaccgTGTATTTACAATGCGAGAACAGTTTCTATAGGCGCTGACCTCCATGCTCTTCTCGGAACTGCAGAGCGCATCAagtttcacgtgattgctctgcaggagactaagtgcagaaggagcgacgtacgacagatgaatgacggtacactcgtcattcgtggagagaaggttccgttgcgaaatgtaggcggttttggttttgttgtgcatccatctgtcgtccatcttgtcgattcccACGAGGTTCTGCCACCTCGTCTGGTCATTCTTCGcgtccgccctctgcgccaaaaacccatcagtatcatcaactggtgctcaccaacatcagcagctaatgaatccgaattggacgcgttttacgaggagctcgAGGAAGttatccgcaacgagaagtccttctacaaattcgttgtcggagacttcaacgcaaaactaggaaaggctacagaagaggaatacaggatcggaagatttggactggATTTTGagcggaatgaaaatggcaatcgtctctccgggctgttgtccgccgcccGCCTCTTTCATGAAAGGAAAGATCATCGttggtggacatgggaatcgcccaatggcgcgaaaAGCGgaaatcgaccacatactcaccaatcGGAGATGGTGTCTACTCGACGTCTCGGTATTACCATCCtattgtag